A single region of the Montipora capricornis isolate CH-2021 chromosome 13, ASM3666992v2, whole genome shotgun sequence genome encodes:
- the LOC138029028 gene encoding dynein regulatory complex protein 12-like codes for MPPKKKKGKGKKKKKKDEKTELTIEDKYKKTMQEIEVLKDELASRTEIARRSKDTADRMKERMKEAKEEVESEQQNKLDISSDLTRQYKTMQSEMALRIHMLEQTVNKLREQLAMTEEELKRTRKERDDIRRKKDEIIAELQFKIDNMESAYESVLHDAFDRMAEKVKEAKSRWETESSEIQERNKQLLLEFGLNPLEI; via the exons ATGccaccaaaaaagaaaaaggggaagggaaagaaaaagaagaagaaggatg AAAAAACTGAATTGACGATCGAAGATAAGTACAAGAAAACTATGCAAGAAATAGAAGTCCTTAAAGATGAACTTG CTTCTAGAACTGAAATTGCTCGAAGATCGAAAGACACTGCAGACCGCATGAAGGAGAGAATGAAGGAAGCCAAAGAAGAGGTTGAGTCAGAACAGCAAAATAAACTGGACATTTCTTCTG ATCTTACTCGTCAATACAAAACAATGCAGTCAGAAATGGCCCTTAGAATTCATATGCTGGAACAAACAGTCAATAAGCTCCGAGAGCAGCTGG CGATGACAGAGGAAGAACTGAAAAGGACCAGAAAGGAACGTGATGACATTCGCAGAAAAAAGGATGAAATCATCGCAGAGCTTCAGTTTAAAATCGATAACATGGAATCAGCATATGAAAGTGTTCTTCAT GATGCCTTTGACAGAATGGCAGAAAAAGTCAAAGAGGCCAAGTCAAGATGGGAGACGGAGTCATCTGAGATACAAGAGAGAAACAAACAGCTTCTGTTGGAGTTTGGCTTAAATCCTCTGGAAATCTAG
- the LOC138029027 gene encoding electron transfer flavoprotein subunit beta-like gives MASWRVLVGVKRVIDYAVKIRVKPDKTGVVTDGVKHSMNPFDEIAVEEAVRLKEKGIASEIVAVSCGPAKSEETLRTALAMGIDRGIHVVLSDKEYEGLQPLAVAKLFQKITEIENPNLIILGKQAIDDDCNQTGQMLSALLKWPQATFASKIEVKDDKLGVTREIDGGLEMIDVKVPCVVTADLRLNEPRYATLPNIMKAKKKKIDKKTPSDLGIDVTPRVETLSVEDPPVREAGIKVETVDDLVSKLKEHGFC, from the exons atggcgtcctGGAGGGTTCTTGTTGGCGTAAAACGGGTTATCGATTATGCCGTGAAG ATTCGCGTTAAACCGGATAAAACCGGAGTGGTAACAGACGGAGTCAAACATAGCATGAACCCTTTTGATGAAATAGCTGTAGAAGAG GCTGTGAGGCTTAAAGAAAAAGGCATAGCCTCAGAGATTGTTGCTGTCAGCTGTGGCCCAGCAAAAAGTGAG gAAACCCTTCGCACAGCCCTTGCCATGGGGATAGATCGTGGCATCCATGTTGTTCTCAGTGATAAAGAATATGAAGGACTTCAACCACTAGCAGTAGCTAAACTGTTTCAGAAAATAACCGAAATAGAGAATCCTAATCTTATTATACTTGGGAAACAG GCAATTGATGATGACTGTAATCAGACAGGACAAATGCTCTCTGCTTTGCTAAAATGGCCGCAG GCTACGTTTGCATCAAAAATAGAGGTGAAGGATGATAAGTTGGGAGTAACACGTGAAATTGATGGTGGACTAGAAATGATTGATGTCAAGGTGCCATGTGTTGTCACAGCTGATCTGAG ATTAAATGAGCCTCGCTATGCAACTCTTCCAAATATTATG aaagcaaagaagaagaaaattgacaagaaGACACCCAGTGATTTGGGAATAGACGTCACCCCTCGAGTAGAAACTCTTAGTGTCGAAGACCCTCCAGTACGTGAAGCAGGAATTAAAGTAGAAACAGTTGATGATCTTGTCTCCAAACTCAAGGAACATGGATTCTGCTGA